The Juglans microcarpa x Juglans regia isolate MS1-56 chromosome 8D, Jm3101_v1.0, whole genome shotgun sequence genomic sequence caaaaacataaaaataatagagaaagtCTAGAGTTCAGTCTTCTCCCTTTGTATTTTTGGATTTCGTTTTGTTTAAAACAACATCTGAGTGGTAAGTTTCAAATTACCACTAGTTAGAACTtctcaataatttttctaaatcagTTTATATCAGTTGGCTTTTGAAGCCTCTTCCTCATGTGTTTTTCGTCATGAAAGGGAGCATGGCATTAATGTGATTGGGCAGTAGATATTCCAGAGATGGTATGGCAACATGTTGAAGTCGCACTACCATACGATGCaacgtgatttattaaaaaaattaaaataaaaatacaaaaataatagtgaaaacCTAGATCAGTTCAATCTGTCGCTTTTGCATCTTTGAATTCCGTTTTGTTTAgaagatgtatatatatatatattagtaaattaTATGATACCACAAGGTAAAGCTACGTTAAGAAGAGCGGTTTTTATAGAATAACTGTGTATACCTTTATTGAATATATCTAAACATAGTTCAATCAATACAATATTTCTCACTGAGAACAATATTTGTTTTCTGTCGAGGGCCTTCTTCTATCCACACCCTCTTCTCTACACTAGATAAAGCTAGTTTTGCAATATTTGAGCTACTTTGTTAGCCTTTCTATACACAAACCTCATATTCTAATCTGCGTTtgctttaagaatatttttgtatccTCTATCAGAACCCCATATTCGGCTAGCACATCATCACTACTGCACAAGTCCTTCACTACAATCTGTGAATCACCTTCCAACATCACCCTTACAAGTCCTAGCTCTATAGACAAAATTAATGCTCTTCTAACTGCCAAGGCCTCTGCTGTACAGGCCTCCTCTTGATTCTCTACAGGTGAGCACAAACTTGCCAAAACCTCCCCCTGGTCATCCCTCACCACAACACCTATCCCCACCTCTTTAATATGAGAGTCCACCGCAACATCCCAGTTCACCTTAACACTTCCCACCTCTGGCTTTTCGCACCTCACATCTTCTCTTCTTGAAATTCTGGTATGCATTCCTATCTGTTAGTGTTGATtagcatctttaaatttttccaTAGTCTGTTTTGCAGCTTTTAGTACTTTTCTTGgctcatcaaatttattttcaaagacTAACATGTTCCTTCTCATCCACTTATATTTTTCCATAGTCTGTTTTGCAGCTTTGCGTAATTTTCTTGTCtcgtcaaatttattttcaaagacTAACATGTTCCTTCTCATCCACTTATATTTTTCCATAGTCTGTTTTGCAGCTTTGCGTAATTTTCTTGTCtcgtcaaatttattttcaaagacTAAATAACTTCCCCTTTCGCATATTGGACACATACTGGAATCAGAGACTTGCTTCTTGAAGAGATTGGCCCCAGTAGGTAGAAGATCATGCCCAGCTTTCCACATAAATAACTTCACCATCCCGTATACATTAAGCTCCCGAATCTGTCTCCACATATATTCTGGTTTATCTTTCCATGAAGACTCACCCATTACCGTCCTTACTCTTTCTTTCCCCAAGTAATAGGTAGATTTAACAGAAAACCTACCATTTTTTGCTAGACCCCACCCCATTTATCCTCCACACCGCACCtgctaaaagaataaaaaatcatatctctATTCCATGAACCCGAATCAGCATCAATCAGTTGATTAACATTAGCATCATAAGGCAAGTTCTTTAGAAGAGATTGTACCTTATAAGAGCTAGGACTTGGTAGCCACCTATCTTGCCACACTTTGATAGCCCTGCCATCCTCTACCCTCCATAATATCCCATCCTTTACTATATCTATAGAAGACCATAAGCTCATCCACATAAATGAGGGACCATGCCCCAGTTATGCTTCTACTAGTCTTTTCCCTTTAAAGTACTTCTCCTTCATTATCTTAGCCACCAATAGGGAGAGATAAATTAACATTCTCCAGCATTGCTTAATTATTATCGCCTTATTAAAAACTTCAATGTCCCTAAATCACAATCCTTTATCCATCTTTGAATCCCCCATCTTCTTCCAACTCCtccattgaattttttttccttcctgttTTGCCCCCACCAAAATTTGGCCATAAGTGAAGAAACTGCTTGACAAATTCTCCTTGACAACATAAATACACTCAAAGAGTATGTTGGAATAGCTTGTACCACAGCTTTCAGCAACACTTCTTTTTCTGTTTGTGAGAAGAATAAATTCTTCCAGTTATTCAACTTTTCCCATACCCTCTCCTTAACTGATTTGAAAGTATTATATCTTGATCTACCCACCATAGCTGGTAAACTAAGGTATTTTTCGTAGCTCCCACACACAGGCACCCTTGCCACTCTTTGGATTTGTTGTCTCATTGTTTTAGCAGTGTTTGAACTGAAGAAAATGGTGGTTTTCTATAAATTAAGGATCTATCCCAAGGCTTTACCATATATCTCCAACAGATCATGGATTCAGTGCCACTCAACCATTTGTGCCCTCCCAAAAATCACACAATCATTTGCTATATGATTGACCCTTGTTCCACCCCTTATAACTACTACCTCCATTCACCTTGCTTCTCTAAGCCATATTAATCAAGGAACTAAGACCTTCTGCACACAAAATGAATAGATAATGGGAGATAGGGTCCCCTTGTCTATTCCCTTAGGTTGGTTTAATTATCATGCTAGGCTGCCCATTCAACAAGACTGAGTATGTTACTGAGGTTAAGCATGCATAATTAGCCTAATCCATCAATCACCAAAACCCAACCTCCTCATCATACACTCCGCATATTTTCACTCAATCCTATCACATGCTTTAGCCATATCTAGCTTTAAAGTCATATTTTCCACCCTTTCTTTTTGCCTTGTTTCATTGTATGGAGGGCCTCATATACTATCATCACATTATCCATTATAAGCCTCCTAGGAATGAAGGCACTTTGGTTGCTGGAAATCTGATCAGGGAGTAGTTTCTTTAGTCTATTTGCCAACACCTTTAAAGCTAACTTGTACACAACGTTGCATAGACTAATGGGCCTGAATTCACTAGCTTTAGAAGGGTTCTTCACCTTAGGAATAAGTGTTATGTAAGTATGATTGATGCTGCTACCAAAGTCCCCATGGCCATTCAGGATACTTAGTAGAGCCTCACTAACTTCCTCTGCCACTATATTCTAGTATGCTTGGTAGAAATAAGCACCATACCCATCAGGGCCAAGGGACCTCAAGGGTGCCATCTGTTTCAAAGTTGCCTCAACTTCCACTCTTGTAAACTCCTTTTGAACCTCTTCATTCATATCACTTGTCACCCTTGGTTCTATGTCTTTCAAACACAGTTCTATAGCTTCCATTGTAGGGCTCGAGGACCCAAACAAATTCTCAAAGTGGCTATGAAAAACCTGCTCAATCTCTCGTTGCTCAGTCAACACCCTTCGTTCCTCATTCATAATTTCCTTTACctagtttttatttcttctctgGCTAGCACATGAGTGAAAGAACTTTGTATTTTTGTCCCCCATCTAGTACCAGCTCCTCTTggctctttgtttccatttcatGTCTTCTTGCTCTAGAAACAAACCCAACTCTATTTGCAGTCTCTTAACTGTGTCAGCATTGGGAGGTCCTTCATTCTCTTGTTCCTCTTCTAGCATTTCTGTTTTCTCCTTTACTAGTTGCTCTTCACTCTGTCCTTTCTTATGATTCCAGTGCAGAAGTTCTCTTTTGCATCTCCTCAGCTTTTCCTACACCAATCCAAGCATATTCTGACCAACTGCTCTTCTGTTCCTCACTTCTTCTATCACAAATCCACCTTTTTTATCCATAACCCACTTAGCTTCAAACCTGAACACtcatcttccttttcttttcaccatacTCTCCCTATCCATACTCAACAACAGAGCTTTATGATCTGACTGTCTAGCAGTTAAGAACTCTACCCCATGACTTTGGAATAATTCTGTCCAACTACAATTGGCTACTGCTCTATCTAGTCTTTCCTTCGTGAAAGTATGGTCTTCATGTCTGTTACTCCAAGTAAATTTACACCCCTTCCACCCCAAGTCAAACACACTATTGGCTTCCAAGGCTTGTCTGACCTCTCTCATCTGACCCTTAGGTCTAGGTCTGCCTCCAACTTCACTCATTGGCAAGTCacctcattaaaatcaccaattatACACCAAACCATCTACTCTGGTGGTTTTATCATTGACATCAACTTCTAGGCCTCCTTCCTTCTACTAGCCTCAGGTGGCCATAAAACCCCGTTAACAACCACCTCTCCTCCCTACCAATAAATTGATTGTAACCGTACTtctcaataatttttctaaatcagTTTATATTAGTCGGGGATTGAAGCCTCATCCTCATGTGATTCATTATGAAAGAGAGCAGGGCATTAATGTGACCGAGTGGTAGATATTCCATGGATAGGCGTAATTGGTCCAACCCAAGTAGTCAATAGATGTTCaacacatgcatatattatatgattcttggatttgattttctataaatttttccctttgttttttttattgtaatttttcttaTCGAGAGAGACACACGTCCTGTGACTAAAAGTTTTTTTGGCACCTACAATTTGGACTCAAAGAGCAAATTTTGATTGTTTTGagaaaacttttctttttcgtaGATACTATTGTCACTGCAAATACTTTGGCTGACAATATTCTATTGCGgcactttttaactttttatagcTACAATAGAATTAAAGAAATTTCGTAAATTGACACTATTTGCAAGGGTCAAGGTTTCAGTCTTGTATCTCTATCGATCTCTTTCTCACAAGATTCACGTTGGGACCACTACTGTCCCTTCCCACACTTTGCCCGCTACCGCACCATTGCTACCTCGCCTAGCcgtcagtctctctctctctctctttctttgtttttttctgtctctctctataACAATCACAGAACAAAACCTAACCAATTGGTCCCCtgtctctttcctctctttctctctctgtcccTTTCTCTCACTCTTCCTCTCTCAATTTCTCACTTCGTCCATTCCTCTCTCCAAGGCTAAGCTCGTGTTCTTTGGAAATTTTAGACCATTTCGCCCTTACTGAATCAAACTCTCAATATGTACTCGATTCCAACTCTCAATTTCCTTGTCTCGCTTATGATACTCTCTTTGTTTATAGATGTCAacttttcctcttgatgatacttgttattttaagttttgttattgtaaaaaatatgtgTATTGGCATATTCATGTGACAACTTGTGTAAtaaaattgtgttgtaacaaTGTTAGAGTGGGTTAAAGTGAAAAAGCATT encodes the following:
- the LOC121242299 gene encoding uncharacterized mitochondrial protein AtMg00820-like, encoding MDNEIAALELNKTWDVIDLPIGKKAIGSKWVYRIKYNSDGTIERHKARLLAKGYTQEEGLDYHETFSLVAKLEKLRRCKRELLHWNHKKGQSEEQLVKEKTEMLEEEQENEGPPNADTVKRLQIELGLFLEQEDMKWKQRAKRSWY